The following DNA comes from Nitrogeniibacter aestuarii.
CCTATGGCCGCTATGCGCAGCAGGCTCAGCTCGATGTCGCCTACGCCTACTACAAGTCGAGCGAACCCGCGTCAGCGATCGCGGCGTGTGATCGCTTCATCAAGCTGCACCCGAATCACCCCAACGTCGACTACGCCTACTATTTGAAGGGGCTGGTGTACTTCAATGAAGATCTCGGGCTGGTCGGGACGCTGGCCAATCAGGATCTGAGCGAACGCGATCCCAAAGCGTCCCAGCAGGCATTCGACACTTTTCGCGAGCTGGTGACACGCTATCCTGAAAGCCGCTATGCGGAGGACAGTCAGCAGCGCTTGCGCTATCTGTTCAACTCACTGGCCGCCCATGAGGTTCATGTCGCCCGCTTCTATTTCAAGCGTGGCGCCTTTCTCGCTTCGGCAAACCGTGCTCAATCCGCAATTACCAACTACCCGGGCGCACCTGCAACCGAAGAAGCGCTCTACCTGCTTGGTCAAGCCTATGACGCGCTCGACATGAAGCCGCTGGCGGACGATGCCCGCCGGGTGCTCAAGACCACCTTCCCCCAGAGCACCTATCTGGCCGGCAACGCGGACGAGGATAATGATCCCTGGTGGCGCTTGTGGTAAGTGTGAGTCTCACCACCGTATCGAATCGGCATGGATGAAATCGTCCAGGCCGCAATGAAAAAATGGCCGGATGTCCCGGCCGTTTTTCATTGGCTATCGCTCGACGGCAGAGGTCGATGGCGCCTGAAAGGTGAGGTCGTTTCGAACCCCACCATGATTGCGTTTCTCAACCGCAACTACGACCATGACGGAAACGGTCGCTGGTTCGTACAAAACGGGCCACAGCGCGTGTTTGTCTCGCTGGAAGCCGCACCATGGATCGTTCATATTGAAGATGCTTTGCTGGTGACACAAACCGGCAAAACCGTTCAGCCGCGGAAGTTCCTGATCGACGAAGACGGTCATCTCTACGCTGACACTGCGTCAGGGCTGGCGAAAATCGATGATCGAGAGCTCTCCCGCCTGTCCGACTCGATATTTGAGACAGCCCCTGATCGACTCGCCCTCCGATTCTCGGGGTATCAATGGCCAATCGAGACGGTCTCGCGCAGGGACCTCCCGCGCGTGTTCGGCTTCGATCCAGATCCCTGCACCGAAGCCCCGGAGGCTTAATCAGCCGCGTCCATAAGTGTCCTCGAATCGGACGATGTCATCTTCACCAAGATATCCCCCGGACTGGACCTCGATCATCTCGAGCGGCAACTTGCCCGGATTCTCAAGACGATGGACTGTCCCGAGCGGGATATACGTTGACTGATTTTCGGACAACATCAGCGTTTCTTCGCCGCGGGTCACCATTGCGGTACCACTCACCACAATCCAGTGCTCAGCTCGATGGTGATGCATCTGGAGACTCAGCGACGCG
Coding sequences within:
- a CDS encoding outer membrane protein assembly factor BamD produces the protein MAKIIARSLAAFAIALLVGCSSTPSDYDETAGWSAQRIYSEAKDELAGGAFERAIQLFEKLEARYPYGRYAQQAQLDVAYAYYKSSEPASAIAACDRFIKLHPNHPNVDYAYYLKGLVYFNEDLGLVGTLANQDLSERDPKASQQAFDTFRELVTRYPESRYAEDSQQRLRYLFNSLAAHEVHVARFYFKRGAFLASANRAQSAITNYPGAPATEEALYLLGQAYDALDMKPLADDARRVLKTTFPQSTYLAGNADEDNDPWWRLW
- a CDS encoding DUF2946 family protein; amino-acid sequence: MDEIVQAAMKKWPDVPAVFHWLSLDGRGRWRLKGEVVSNPTMIAFLNRNYDHDGNGRWFVQNGPQRVFVSLEAAPWIVHIEDALLVTQTGKTVQPRKFLIDEDGHLYADTASGLAKIDDRELSRLSDSIFETAPDRLALRFSGYQWPIETVSRRDLPRVFGFDPDPCTEAPEA